One window of Pleurodeles waltl isolate 20211129_DDA chromosome 3_1, aPleWal1.hap1.20221129, whole genome shotgun sequence genomic DNA carries:
- the C3_1H11orf91 gene encoding uncharacterized protein C11orf91 homolog: MSKRPPVFFPSLYDRSVSTSPVDDFNIWKNLFLPLNGHQQSYGLLLESAPWPPGLAEIHYEPLQFFSTSLGRDYTPKASQLDEICELEIMLKELELLTITGDGFDSKKCESFFY, from the coding sequence ATGAGCAAGCGACCGCCTGTGTTTTTCCCATCCCTGTATGACAGAAGTGTCTCCACGTCTCCGGTAGATGATTTCAATATCTGGAAGAACCTCTTCCTGCCTCTGAATGGCCACCAACAGTCCTACGGTCTACTTTTAGAGAGCGCTCCGTGGCCACCAGGCTTGGCTGAAATTCACTACGAGCCCTTGCAGTTCTTCTCTACATCACTTGGTAGAGACTACACGCCTAAGGCCAGTCAGCTGGATGAAATCTGTGAGCTGGAGATCATGTTAAAGGAGCTTGAGCTTCTCACTATCACCGGGGATGGCTTTGATTCAAAGaaatgtgagtcatttttttattaA